The genome window TCCTTTTTGACGACAAGACTGCCTTCCGGGGTGTTCAGCCAGTCATAGAGACGCGTCAGCATGAATCGCAGGGCAGAACCGCGCGAGAGGATCGGCAAGCTCGCTGCTTCGTCTGCCGACAACGGACGGATTGAGTTATAGCCACGAAGCAAAGCCGTGCCTTTGGTAAGGTTGAAGGAGTGGTCTTTCTCAAAGCACCAGGCGTTCAGGCAAACAGCCACATCATAGGCAAGCAGATCGGTGCAGGCGAAGTAGAAATCGATCAACCCTGAAAGCTTGCTCCCGAGAAAGAAGACATTGTCGGGAAACAGATCGGCATGGATGACGCCGTGTGGCAGATGCGACGGCCAATTGGCTTCAAAGAAAGCCAGATCCTCTTCGGTCTCCTTGCCCAGGCCCGGTTCGACCCGATCCGCACCAGCCTTGGAATTATCCCACAGCGGTCGCCAGCCTTCGACTGAGAGCGCATTGCGACGGCGCATGGGGAAATCCCCGCCCGCGACGTGCATCCCCGCCAGGGCCTCGCCCAAGGCATAGCAATGCTGGACCGTCGGGCGCCGCATCCACATGCCTTCAAGGAACGTCACGATTGCTGCGGGGCGCCCGGCAAGCTCACCAATACTGGAACCAGATTTCTGGTTGACCGGCAGAGGGCAACTTATCCCCTTCCCCGCAAGATGACGCATAAGACCAAGAAAGAACGGCAGATCATTGCTGTTCACCCGCTTCTCATAGAGAGTCAGGATGTACGATCCGGTGCTCGTGTGAAGCAAATAATTGGAATTCTCGACGCCTTCGGCGATGCCCTTGTAGGAAAGCAATTCGCCGATATCATAGTCCTTGAGGAAGTGTGCGAGATCGATCTCATTGATGTCCGTGTAAACAGCCATGATTATCGGCTTCCATTGACAAAGGCCATGTCGCCAGTTG of Phyllobacterium zundukense contains these proteins:
- a CDS encoding homoserine kinase: MAVYTDINEIDLAHFLKDYDIGELLSYKGIAEGVENSNYLLHTSTGSYILTLYEKRVNSNDLPFFLGLMRHLAGKGISCPLPVNQKSGSSIGELAGRPAAIVTFLEGMWMRRPTVQHCYALGEALAGMHVAGGDFPMRRRNALSVEGWRPLWDNSKAGADRVEPGLGKETEEDLAFFEANWPSHLPHGVIHADLFPDNVFFLGSKLSGLIDFYFACTDLLAYDVAVCLNAWCFEKDHSFNLTKGTALLRGYNSIRPLSADEAASLPILSRGSALRFMLTRLYDWLNTPEGSLVVKKDPMEYVRRMRFHRQIKSAEEYGLALEGQKA